The nucleotide sequence ACAATATCTAAACCTATAGTTGGCTCATCTAAGAAGATTACTTCAGGTTTATGTAATAGTGTTGAAACAATCTCACATTTCATACGTTGACCTAATGATAATTTCCTAACTGGAGTGTAAATAAGTTCATTTAAATTAAAAGCACTAACTAATTCATCAAGACGTTCATTCAATTTTTTTGTGTCTAAATCATAAATTTTTCCTAATAATTTAAATGAATCAAAAGGAGGTAAATGAAACCACAAGTTAGATTTTTGGCCGAATACGCAACCTATTCTTCTAGTAAGCTCAATACGTTGTTCTTGTGGCGATAAGCCCAGAACTTTTATTGAACCTTGGTTAGGAAATAAAATTCCTGTCATCATTTTTATTGTTGTAGATTTACCAGAACCATTCGGACCAATAAAAGCAATAGTTTCACCTTTTTCTATCTGAAAACTAACATCTTTGACAGCATATACTGTTTCCGAATTTTCTTTAGAAAATATTTTTTTGAATAATGATTTTCGTTCATCAGTTCTAATAGGACGCAAAAAATATTTTGATACATCACAAAAATCAACGGCTAAATCTTTCATTCATCAATTATTGTATAAATGAATTCATATGTCGCGTTATTATTGAAATAATGTTGGTGCTAGTACTGGTCTTGCCATCGTATGTGCATTATCCAAAATGACAGCAA is from Acidimicrobiia bacterium and encodes:
- a CDS encoding ATP-binding cassette domain-containing protein, which encodes MKDLAVDFCDVSKYFLRPIRTDERKSLFKKIFSKENSETVYAVKDVSFQIEKGETIAFIGPNGSGKSTTIKMMTGILFPNQGSIKVLGLSPQEQRIELTRRIGCVFGQKSNLWFHLPPFDSFKLLGKIYDLDTKKLNERLDELVSAFNLNELIYTPVRKLSLGQRMKCEIVSTLLHKPEVIFLDEPTIGLDIVAKTQIRDELIRLNKKENITVFLTSHDAGDVDQIANRTIVINHGELLYDGSTKELKDHYVHTNRVEVISEPSMEEIISEIYHDAGKGIVIGSESKNSD